In Amphiura filiformis chromosome 1, Afil_fr2py, whole genome shotgun sequence, the following are encoded in one genomic region:
- the LOC140158008 gene encoding carbohydrate sulfotransferase 10-like, giving the protein MDPREGLTVSLPTSEVYHMKSYVINSFFFDNNWPRKVIGAHQPLICIPNYSFINSCAEIYSSLRLMLHVQIYIYAKSVSNISSIASSVGWMSVWTVSGSLLVKTAKSFYIIMDFASIKRLLVFLGSRKVTLFSLVIILLLLTAYVGLPLTVREHLPFNSKNKPSHPDDVRSRRGRFDDQPTTKLDPKFDDQHDQTASDTDTYSSSSDAWLQSEETGNAAVADDEHDEFMTQQAEIQRQRKRTLRETCNRYNITSRIKHDHYFVDDKYDLVYCYIPKVASTNWKLVFQKLAGVVGEHDNVSQFKINRDLKKELVKLTDTHQMESSLTFMFARNPFSRILSVYRNKLEPNTTFERAHGWQEDLGRRIIKTYRDKEERHEKYDLTFSEFVHYISDRSNKGKPGWQNIHWNEYYKWCSPCDVKYDVIGKLETLHDDAKYIFKLAKIRDIEFEDPSGSSPTFSYQNDTLNRYFEDVPMGSIYDLYNRYQFDFELFGYDLPKSAEAKLYAG; this is encoded by the exons atggacccgagggagggtctaactgTATCTTTACCAACCAGTGAAGTATATCACATGAAAAGTTACGTAATCAATTCATTCTTCTTTGACAATAACTGGCCTCGTAAAGTTATCGGTGCGCATCAACCATTGATATGCATACCAAATTATTCTTTTATCAATTCATGTGCAGAGATTTACAGCAGTTTACGTCTGATGCTACatgtacaaatatatatatatgcaaaatcTGTATCAAATATCAGCTCCATTGCAAGCTCAGTTGGGTGGATGTCGG TTTGGACTGTTTCTGGCTCTCTCCTAGTTAAAACAGCGAAGAGCTTCTATATCATCATGGATTTTGCTTCGATAAAACGACTTCTCGTTTTCTTGGGGTCGCGGAAAGTGACATTGTTTTCCCTGGTGATAATTTTACTGTTATTGACGGCTTACGTTGGTCTACCGTTGACAGTAAGAG AGCATCTACCCTTCAATAGTAAGAATAAACCTTCTCATCCAGATGATGTTCGGAGCCGTCGAGGGCGTTTCGATGACCAACCTACAACCAAATTAGATCCGAAATTTGACGACCAACATGACCAAACCGCATCGGATACGGATACG TATTCCAGTTCAAGTGATGCCTGGTTGCAATCCGAAGAGACTGGTAATGCAGCGGTGGCAgacgatgaacatgatgaattcaTGACTCAACAAGCCGAAATCCAACGCCAACGCAAACGGACATTAAGAGAAACCTGTAATCGTTATAATATCACATCCCGTATCAAACATGATCACTATTTTGTGGATGACAAATATGATTTAGTGTACTGTTACATTCCAAAAGTCGCCAGCACGAATTGGAAGTTGGTGTTTCAGAAGCTTGCCGGAGTAGTAGGAGAGCATGACAATGTGAGtcaattcaaaatcaatagagaTTTGAAGAAGGAACTTGTTAAACTGACCGATACGCATCAGATGGAAAGTTCACTCACTTTTATGTTCGCGCGAAACCCATTCTCCCGGATACTATCAGTATATAGGAATAAATTGGAGCCTAACACAACATTTGAAAGGGCACATGGCTGGCAAGAAGATTTAGGAAGAAGGATCATAAAGACATACCGGGACAAAGAAGAGCGACATGAAAAATATGATCTGACATTTTCAGAGTTTGTACATTACATAAGTGATAGAAGCAACAAAGGCAAGCCAGGATGGCAAAATATACATTGGAATGAATATTACAAATGGTGCTCACCATGTGACGTCAAATATGACGTCATTGGTAAACTTGAGACCCTTCATGACGATGCTAAGtacatatttaaattagctaaaataCGTGATATTGAATTTGAAGATCCTAGTGGTAGCAGTCCAACGTTTAGTTACCAGAATGATACGTTGAACAGGTATTTTGAGGACGTACCTATGGGGAGTATTTACGATTTGTACAATCGATATCAATTTGACTTTGAATTATTTGGttatgaccttccaaaaagtgCCGAAGCTAAATTATATGCGGGATAA